A region from the Lentisphaera profundi genome encodes:
- the tnpC gene encoding IS66 family transposase translates to MTKTISDLTKKVVFLEEENTYLKAQLYGRKKETVVFDNSDTFPEWTEYLKDLGDSNSPERDEEPKVNTLKKKKKRKPFTHFNFPENAEREIKIIDLPEDEKVDPITGVELKLMGFDTSEKLVYVHGRYKVIETRVRKYNIPNKPKAGVISALVPSHPITGCRADVSLLSHILISKYADHLPLYRIEEQFKRDGLTIARQTLSNWVLQLGKTLQPLGDLLRDQILNSSRVFTDDSPVKLQTKGKGKLQEGRIWVYVGGDGPDPPLVWFEFTKDRSHSHTLDRMKDFQGVFHADAFAAYEKMDKLDGIDWQACWAHARRKFFDTPNPNEFCKQVLILMDKLFELEQDAWALGTSAKRQSFRNRKTKPFVEALLKTIQDHYYKACEPKGKLKTAMEYLLKRQEAFKAFLAYPDARIDNNVSERAIRPLTIGRKNWLFFGSEKGGQAAANIISLIQTCRKLGINPKEYLEDVLRRIIDHPKENLMELLPQNWKK, encoded by the coding sequence ATGACTAAAACTATCTCAGACCTCACCAAAAAAGTTGTGTTTTTAGAAGAGGAAAACACCTATCTAAAAGCCCAGCTGTATGGTCGTAAAAAAGAGACTGTAGTCTTTGATAACTCAGATACTTTTCCTGAGTGGACTGAATACCTTAAGGATCTGGGCGATTCAAATTCACCAGAAAGAGATGAAGAACCCAAAGTAAATACCCTAAAAAAGAAGAAGAAACGCAAGCCCTTTACGCATTTCAATTTCCCTGAGAATGCTGAACGCGAAATTAAAATCATTGATTTGCCCGAAGATGAAAAAGTTGATCCCATAACTGGTGTAGAACTGAAACTCATGGGATTCGATACATCAGAAAAACTTGTTTATGTTCATGGTCGTTACAAAGTCATAGAGACTCGTGTACGTAAATACAATATTCCAAATAAGCCCAAGGCAGGAGTTATCTCCGCTCTAGTTCCCAGCCATCCGATAACAGGCTGTCGTGCTGATGTGAGCTTGTTGTCACATATACTCATTTCAAAATATGCCGACCATTTACCTCTTTATCGTATCGAAGAGCAATTCAAACGAGATGGACTTACTATTGCGCGACAAACGCTTTCCAACTGGGTTCTCCAGTTAGGAAAAACTCTCCAACCTTTAGGTGATTTATTACGAGATCAAATTTTAAACTCATCAAGAGTTTTTACAGATGACAGCCCTGTTAAGCTTCAAACAAAAGGTAAAGGTAAGCTTCAAGAAGGTCGGATTTGGGTTTATGTCGGCGGCGATGGTCCAGACCCTCCTCTCGTTTGGTTCGAATTCACCAAAGACCGTTCACACTCCCATACATTAGATCGAATGAAAGACTTTCAAGGAGTTTTTCATGCCGATGCTTTTGCTGCGTATGAAAAAATGGATAAGCTTGATGGTATCGATTGGCAGGCTTGCTGGGCTCATGCCAGGCGTAAGTTTTTTGACACACCCAATCCAAACGAATTCTGTAAACAAGTGCTTATTTTGATGGATAAGCTCTTTGAACTCGAACAGGATGCTTGGGCGCTTGGTACTTCGGCAAAGCGACAGAGCTTTCGCAATAGGAAAACAAAGCCTTTTGTTGAAGCTCTATTAAAGACGATTCAAGATCATTACTACAAAGCATGTGAGCCCAAAGGCAAACTCAAAACGGCAATGGAGTACCTACTTAAACGGCAAGAAGCATTTAAAGCTTTTCTTGCTTATCCGGATGCTCGCATAGATAACAATGTGAGTGAACGCGCTATTCGTCCGCTTACTATTGGTAGAAAAAACTGGCTTTTCTTCGGCAGTGAAAAAGGCGGCCAAGCGGCTGCCAATATCATCTCCTTAATCCAGACTTGTCGTAAGCTGGGTATCAATCCAAAAGAATACTTAGAGGATGTGCTCAGGAGAATCATTGATCACCCAAAAGAAAATTTAATGGAACTCCTACCACAAAACTGGAAGAAATAG
- the tnpB gene encoding IS66 family insertion sequence element accessory protein TnpB (TnpB, as the term is used for proteins encoded by IS66 family insertion elements, is considered an accessory protein, since TnpC, encoded by a neighboring gene, is a DDE family transposase.) has translation MLEYFKDRKLKLHPEPVNLRKGFNGLTALSNLENLFAGDVYLFINRRRNLLKGLYWDEGGFCIFNKQLERGTFSDMSEAKTELSFREFLLMIHCCKGAYFKIK, from the coding sequence ATGTTAGAATATTTTAAAGATCGTAAGTTAAAACTACATCCCGAACCCGTGAACCTCCGCAAAGGCTTCAATGGCTTAACCGCGTTAAGTAATCTGGAAAATCTCTTTGCAGGAGATGTCTACCTTTTCATAAATCGACGGCGTAATTTATTGAAAGGTCTCTACTGGGATGAAGGTGGTTTTTGTATTTTCAATAAACAGTTGGAGCGCGGAACTTTTAGCGACATGTCCGAAGCTAAAACTGAGCTTAGTTTTCGGGAATTTCTGCTAATGATCCACTGCTGTAAAGGGGCCTATTTTAAGATCAAATAG
- a CDS encoding sigma-70 family RNA polymerase sigma factor, producing MSKDLKMTQQTMILRLQKQDDFSVWEEFTEFYWEVVNGWARRCGCNPSLAQEVFQEVCIDLCKNFNYDQTKGKFRPWLKTLVKRRAIDAFRRETKQRDIRSQKDYHDNKNQVRDISQSDAAVYADLDQVPELHPDAMGANDDLIWLQSILSQAMRQLYKDMDPTHYKAFTMYVLDGLSVQDVSNTLQISVDSVYQHRTRFLNKLELEFISVINNLGDRELQLIEEESSYSLGQLIDQRLKNEPGTKTKGLKNLLAECIYQRRSLRGTTVLNLAPEKLTQQLKYIHQVLQKAPRKPFKEAALLHCDQDGYQWINLGEKVLLGSNIQGPDTFKVNESSVSGLHASITSNDNGIQIKDENSTNGTFINGEQSHSAYLKSGDIIQLSQALFVFIGA from the coding sequence ATGAGTAAAGATTTGAAAATGACCCAACAGACCATGATTTTGCGTTTGCAAAAACAAGACGATTTTTCTGTATGGGAGGAATTTACCGAGTTTTACTGGGAAGTTGTCAATGGCTGGGCGCGTCGCTGCGGCTGTAACCCGAGCCTCGCTCAAGAAGTCTTTCAAGAAGTATGCATTGACTTGTGTAAAAACTTTAATTACGACCAGACAAAAGGCAAATTCCGTCCTTGGCTAAAGACCTTAGTCAAACGCCGCGCCATTGATGCCTTTCGCCGCGAAACCAAGCAACGGGATATTCGTTCTCAAAAGGATTATCACGACAACAAGAACCAAGTCCGTGATATCAGTCAGTCCGATGCTGCCGTATATGCCGACTTAGATCAAGTCCCCGAACTTCATCCAGATGCAATGGGCGCAAACGATGACTTAATCTGGCTTCAGAGCATTCTTTCACAGGCCATGCGTCAATTATACAAAGATATGGATCCTACCCACTACAAAGCCTTCACGATGTATGTTTTAGATGGCTTAAGTGTACAGGACGTCTCAAACACACTCCAAATTAGTGTTGACTCGGTCTATCAACACCGCACTCGTTTTCTTAATAAATTGGAACTAGAATTCATCTCCGTGATCAATAATTTAGGAGATCGTGAGCTACAATTAATTGAAGAAGAAAGTTCCTATAGCCTAGGACAGTTAATTGACCAAAGGCTCAAAAATGAACCCGGAACAAAAACCAAAGGTCTCAAAAATCTACTGGCTGAATGTATTTATCAAAGACGCTCTCTGAGGGGCACGACTGTTTTAAATCTCGCACCAGAAAAACTCACACAGCAATTAAAATATATTCACCAAGTTCTTCAAAAAGCCCCTAGAAAACCCTTTAAAGAAGCGGCTTTATTACACTGTGATCAAGATGGCTACCAATGGATCAACTTGGGCGAGAAAGTTTTACTCGGCTCTAATATCCAAGGACCAGATACTTTTAAAGTTAATGAATCTTCTGTCTCTGGCCTTCACGCTTCCATTACTTCTAATGATAATGGCATACAAATCAAAGATGAAAATAGTACGAATGGAACTTTCATTAATGGTGAGCAGAGTCATTCCGCCTACTTAAAAAGTGGCGACATCATCCAACTTTCCCAAGCTCTTTTTGTTTTTATTGGAGCATAA
- a CDS encoding SLC13 family permease, producing MNKPSPICTYLIFPGIALVAMFSMNLYSFATFTMLLTGLMFLSIFKDVAQPSVCAGGSFTFLLLGSAIHGHQRGMDKEQLIDYSGQLLSGFSSPTLITVGALFIVAEGVRNSGWLEYASQKILNNETNEKKAALRIAVVVTPLSAFMNNTPVVAMFIPAIKRWANQHTISPSRLLLPMVFFTTLGGMCTLIGTSTNLIVHGKMQQSDIPELHQGLGMFTLTPIAIFCLILGVIWIVFFAIQLLPKNESHDKEQIRTYIMKMKVSPVSPVDGKRVKDTNLQHIDGLVIMSASRPSGNTANTNIRNWILLCGDILTFSGEKSHMDELQNIPGLIPVDLDSDNEEYQLYELMIPQNSALTGKSIEQIWFRQRYMAAVISLHRGSQDLANFFQTKLKASDTLLIAARPTFVDFWKNSSEFTILSEVENTEKTSVKPPIYPLIITFFMSALPALGIINIMTSALLASLIMIALQKDLQASPLKAIDLNILVVIGAALGLSVGLETSGAAAQIAHSLTFLIPADNPQVALLLCCLFTWVLTELITNTAAVALTFPIVVDVANSMNVSPLPFVIGLAIAGSASFATPIGYQTNMMVYAPGNYKFTDYLKSGLPLSLLVISCASLIIPHFFKF from the coding sequence GTGAATAAACCCAGCCCTATTTGTACTTACCTGATTTTTCCTGGCATTGCTCTAGTCGCCATGTTCTCGATGAATCTCTATTCCTTTGCAACTTTCACCATGCTCCTAACTGGACTCATGTTCCTCTCTATCTTTAAAGATGTTGCACAGCCATCTGTTTGTGCGGGAGGAAGTTTCACTTTCCTACTCCTAGGTTCCGCCATCCATGGCCACCAACGCGGCATGGATAAAGAACAACTTATTGATTACAGCGGACAACTCCTCTCTGGCTTTAGTTCACCCACACTGATTACTGTGGGTGCACTCTTCATTGTTGCCGAAGGTGTTCGTAATAGCGGCTGGCTCGAATATGCTTCCCAAAAAATCCTCAATAATGAAACCAACGAAAAAAAGGCCGCACTCAGAATTGCCGTGGTCGTCACTCCTCTATCAGCTTTTATGAACAACACTCCCGTTGTGGCGATGTTCATCCCCGCTATCAAGCGCTGGGCTAACCAACATACGATCTCCCCTTCTAGGCTATTACTACCCATGGTATTCTTCACTACTTTAGGTGGCATGTGCACACTCATTGGCACATCGACTAACCTTATTGTTCATGGGAAAATGCAACAGTCCGACATTCCGGAACTCCATCAAGGCCTCGGTATGTTTACCCTTACTCCTATTGCTATCTTCTGTTTAATCTTAGGTGTGATTTGGATTGTCTTTTTTGCCATTCAATTACTCCCAAAAAATGAGAGTCACGATAAGGAACAAATTCGTACTTATATCATGAAAATGAAAGTAAGCCCAGTAAGTCCTGTCGATGGCAAACGCGTCAAAGACACCAACCTTCAGCACATTGATGGTCTCGTAATTATGAGTGCCAGTCGTCCTTCGGGAAACACTGCTAACACCAATATTCGTAACTGGATTCTTCTCTGTGGTGACATCCTCACTTTCTCAGGTGAAAAGTCTCACATGGATGAGCTACAAAACATCCCCGGCCTCATCCCAGTTGATCTCGATTCCGATAATGAAGAGTACCAACTTTATGAATTAATGATTCCACAAAATTCCGCCTTAACGGGAAAAAGTATTGAGCAAATCTGGTTCCGCCAACGCTATATGGCTGCCGTAATCTCCCTGCACCGTGGCTCGCAAGACCTCGCCAATTTCTTTCAAACGAAACTAAAAGCAAGTGATACCCTACTCATTGCTGCACGCCCTACTTTTGTCGACTTCTGGAAAAATAGTTCTGAATTCACTATTTTATCCGAAGTTGAAAACACCGAAAAAACTTCTGTGAAGCCACCTATATACCCTCTCATCATTACTTTTTTTATGTCGGCCTTGCCGGCTCTTGGCATCATAAATATCATGACTTCCGCTCTCTTAGCTTCACTTATCATGATTGCTCTTCAAAAGGACCTTCAAGCTTCTCCACTAAAAGCTATCGACCTCAATATCCTCGTTGTCATTGGAGCCGCACTCGGTCTCTCCGTCGGTCTAGAAACCAGTGGTGCCGCCGCCCAAATCGCTCATAGCCTCACTTTCCTTATCCCTGCAGATAATCCTCAAGTTGCTTTGCTCTTATGCTGCTTATTCACTTGGGTATTGACTGAACTCATTACCAACACAGCCGCCGTAGCCCTAACTTTCCCCATCGTGGTTGACGTGGCTAACTCGATGAATGTTTCTCCACTACCTTTCGTCATTGGCTTAGCCATTGCGGGCTCAGCATCCTTTGCGACTCCTATCGGCTACCAAACGAATATGATGGTATACGCACCTGGCAATTATAAATTCACTGATTACCTAAAAAGTGGTCTTCCTCTCTCCTTATTAGTCATCTCTTGTGCTTCACTAATTATCCCTCACTTCTTCAAATTCTAA
- a CDS encoding flavoprotein: MSEWNFSAPTLSNLSDHAVSPHSKALAKKKIALFISGSIAAYRCPDLIRELRKHGAEVQVFASESSLNFVSEVSLHWTSTNPVIKSLSADAEHLESDYPFDLFLIAPASYNSINKMATGIADSALSTASACALGCLEHKGTPILIAPCMNGIMHNQILVESMKKLHSMGVQFIQPRQEDGKNKLPDIAIITTQCIKALTSE, from the coding sequence ATGAGTGAGTGGAATTTTTCAGCTCCCACACTAAGCAATCTAAGTGATCACGCCGTAAGCCCCCATAGCAAAGCTTTAGCTAAAAAGAAAATCGCTTTGTTTATCTCTGGTAGCATTGCCGCTTATCGTTGCCCTGACCTTATTCGCGAACTCCGCAAACACGGAGCCGAAGTCCAAGTTTTCGCTAGCGAAAGCTCTTTGAATTTCGTCTCTGAAGTAAGCCTTCATTGGACATCTACAAATCCGGTCATCAAATCCTTAAGTGCAGATGCCGAACACCTTGAGTCAGACTACCCCTTTGATCTCTTTTTGATTGCCCCCGCTTCATACAATAGTATTAATAAAATGGCCACTGGCATTGCGGATTCCGCACTCTCTACTGCCTCGGCTTGTGCATTAGGCTGCCTCGAGCACAAAGGTACTCCCATTCTTATTGCCCCTTGCATGAACGGTATTATGCACAATCAGATTTTAGTGGAATCAATGAAAAAACTTCATTCTATGGGAGTACAATTCATCCAACCACGACAAGAAGATGGAAAGAACAAACTTCCCGATATTGCCATAATCACCACTCAATGCATCAAGGCGCTTACTAGTGAATAA
- the pyrH gene encoding UMP kinase — MPPVYKRIILKLSGEVLRSDDNCISPAIVQEMSEAIKSVVDMGVEVALVIGGGNIFRGLSASRKGMDRTTGDYMGMMATCINALALQDGLESLGIPTRVQSAIAMQQICEPYIRRKAVRHLEKGRVVIFAAGTGSPFFSTDTTAALRANEINAEVVLKATKVDGIYDKDPAKHDDAVKYNEISYTDCLTKQLEVMDSTAFTLCMDNQLPIIVFDFHQEGVLKNILCGNAEAATVVK, encoded by the coding sequence ATGCCACCTGTATATAAACGAATCATCCTCAAGCTCAGTGGCGAAGTACTTCGCTCTGACGACAACTGCATTAGCCCCGCCATTGTTCAAGAAATGTCCGAGGCCATTAAATCAGTTGTCGATATGGGCGTAGAAGTGGCTCTTGTTATTGGCGGAGGAAATATCTTCCGCGGACTTAGCGCTTCTCGCAAAGGCATGGATCGTACCACAGGTGACTATATGGGAATGATGGCTACTTGCATCAATGCCCTGGCTCTTCAAGATGGCTTGGAGAGTCTTGGCATCCCCACTCGCGTTCAATCTGCTATTGCTATGCAACAGATTTGCGAACCCTATATCCGACGCAAAGCCGTCAGACATTTAGAGAAAGGTCGCGTTGTGATCTTTGCTGCTGGAACTGGTAGTCCTTTTTTCTCTACCGACACCACGGCTGCATTGCGCGCCAATGAAATTAATGCTGAAGTCGTTTTAAAAGCGACAAAAGTGGATGGCATTTACGACAAAGATCCTGCCAAACATGATGATGCTGTAAAGTACAATGAAATCTCCTACACAGATTGCCTTACTAAGCAACTTGAAGTCATGGACTCAACGGCTTTCACTCTATGCATGGACAATCAACTGCCTATCATAGTTTTTGACTTTCACCAAGAAGGCGTCCTCAAAAACATTCTTTGTGGCAATGCTGAAGCCGCAACTGTAGTTAAATAA
- the tsf gene encoding translation elongation factor Ts, with amino-acid sequence MAISAKDIAALRKATNCGMLDCKKALIESDSDFDKAVEILRKRGQAKAVKKAGREANEGVVVATVKGNKAAITQLSCETDFVGNTDRFRDYASSLLEKTIAKDSNGEVTAELVEQEKDDLVTMIATIGENMQIVNAQSWTSEGQLQSYIHGNGRIGVIVDVEGEIDAAGLKSVCMHIAAFNPSYVDDSGVPAEDIEKEKAIFAEKAKGKPPEIADKIINGSVQKWFKDVCFVNQPWIMDDKLTFSQAYPKATVKRFVMCKIGK; translated from the coding sequence ATGGCTATTTCTGCTAAAGATATTGCTGCCCTCCGCAAAGCTACTAACTGTGGCATGCTCGATTGCAAAAAAGCACTCATCGAATCTGACAGCGATTTCGACAAAGCTGTAGAAATCCTCCGTAAAAGAGGCCAAGCAAAGGCTGTTAAGAAAGCCGGTCGCGAAGCTAACGAAGGTGTAGTTGTTGCTACAGTTAAAGGCAACAAAGCTGCTATCACTCAACTCTCTTGTGAAACTGACTTCGTAGGTAACACTGATCGTTTCCGTGACTACGCATCTTCACTTCTTGAAAAAACTATTGCGAAAGACTCAAACGGCGAAGTTACTGCTGAGCTCGTAGAGCAAGAAAAAGACGACCTTGTTACAATGATTGCTACAATCGGCGAAAACATGCAGATCGTTAATGCTCAATCTTGGACTTCTGAAGGTCAACTTCAAAGTTACATCCACGGCAATGGTCGTATCGGTGTTATCGTTGACGTTGAAGGCGAAATTGACGCTGCAGGCCTCAAGTCTGTATGTATGCACATCGCTGCTTTCAATCCTTCTTATGTTGATGATTCTGGCGTTCCTGCTGAAGACATCGAAAAAGAAAAAGCTATTTTTGCTGAAAAAGCTAAAGGCAAACCTCCTGAAATCGCTGACAAAATCATTAATGGTTCTGTTCAGAAATGGTTCAAAGATGTTTGCTTCGTCAACCAACCTTGGATTATGGATGACAAACTTACTTTCAGCCAAGCTTACCCTAAAGCGACTGTAAAACGTTTCGTTATGTGTAAGATCGGTAAGTAG
- the rpsB gene encoding 30S ribosomal protein S2: MSIKITDLLEAGVHFGHQTRRWNPKMKPYIYGSRNGIHIFDLSKTMVALNNACKFLYSTVAEGGDVLFIGTKRQSQEIVEESAKASNMHYISYRWLGGTLTNLTTIRKSVAKLKKYTKMEEDGSLDKMKKKEASKIRREKTKLENSLSGITDLQRPPAVVVVVDINKEHIAIKEAHSLGIPIVSILDSNSNPDDVDYGIPGNDDAVRSVQVIFDQLSAAVVAGKGIADAKAAEKAKEDKIKAEKAKADKAEKMKADRERSDKLKAERTEKIKAEKAKKDAAFKAKKDAEAKEAAPTEAKKEAAPKKEAAAPEAKKEAAPAKAKKEAAPKKEAAPAKAKKEAAPKKEAAPAKAKKEAAPKKEAAPAKAKKEAAPKKEA; the protein is encoded by the coding sequence ATGTCAATCAAAATTACTGACCTCCTTGAAGCCGGCGTACATTTCGGCCACCAAACCCGTCGTTGGAATCCAAAAATGAAACCATACATTTATGGTTCTAGAAACGGTATCCACATTTTCGATCTGAGCAAAACTATGGTTGCTCTTAATAATGCTTGTAAATTCCTCTATTCAACAGTTGCTGAAGGCGGCGATGTACTCTTCATTGGTACTAAGCGTCAATCACAAGAAATCGTGGAAGAATCGGCAAAAGCTAGTAATATGCACTACATCTCTTACCGTTGGTTAGGTGGTACTCTTACTAACCTTACTACTATTCGTAAAAGTGTTGCTAAGCTTAAGAAATACACGAAAATGGAAGAAGACGGCTCTCTCGACAAAATGAAGAAGAAAGAAGCTTCTAAAATTCGTCGTGAAAAAACGAAACTCGAAAACTCTCTTTCTGGTATCACTGACCTTCAGCGTCCTCCTGCAGTTGTAGTCGTAGTAGACATCAACAAAGAGCACATCGCGATTAAAGAAGCTCACTCTCTCGGTATTCCGATCGTTTCTATCCTCGACTCAAACTCCAACCCAGATGACGTTGATTACGGTATTCCTGGTAACGATGATGCAGTACGTTCTGTACAAGTTATCTTCGACCAACTCAGTGCTGCTGTTGTTGCGGGTAAAGGTATTGCTGACGCAAAAGCTGCTGAAAAAGCTAAAGAAGACAAGATCAAAGCTGAGAAAGCTAAAGCTGACAAAGCAGAAAAAATGAAAGCTGACAGAGAAAGATCTGACAAACTTAAAGCTGAGAGAACTGAGAAAATCAAAGCTGAGAAAGCTAAGAAAGACGCAGCGTTTAAAGCTAAAAAAGATGCTGAAGCTAAAGAAGCTGCTCCTACTGAAGCTAAAAAAGAAGCCGCTCCTAAGAAAGAAGCCGCTGCTCCTGAAGCTAAAAAAGAAGCTGCTCCTGCTAAAGCTAAAAAAGAAGCTGCTCCTAAGAAAGAAGCCGCTCCTGCTAAAGCTAAAAAAGAAGCTGCTCCTAAGAAAGAAGCCGCTCCTGCTAAAGCTAAAAAAGAAGCTGCTCCTAAGAAAGAAGCCGCTCCTGCTAAAGCTAAGAAAGAAGCCGCTCCTAAAAAAGAAGCGTAA
- the rpsT gene encoding 30S ribosomal protein S20, which produces MAHAPSAKKHIRSDAKKQARNKARKSAIATYDKKFNALLLENKIEEATAALTVCFSALDRAAKKGVMKKPTVDRKKSRLALALNKAAK; this is translated from the coding sequence ATGGCACACGCACCGTCTGCGAAAAAACATATAAGATCCGATGCGAAAAAACAAGCTCGTAACAAAGCTCGTAAAAGCGCTATCGCTACTTATGACAAGAAGTTCAATGCTCTACTTCTAGAAAACAAAATCGAAGAAGCTACTGCAGCTCTCACAGTTTGTTTCTCTGCACTTGATAGAGCCGCCAAAAAAGGCGTTATGAAAAAACCTACTGTTGATCGTAAAAAATCACGTCTTGCACTTGCTTTAAATAAAGCTGCTAAGTAA
- a CDS encoding c-type cytochrome, protein MKYLFSIFFIVATLTVEAESTVAEQANLLFRERCTACHLDDGYGLKSMKVASIAGLPRWYVTQQLRHFRDGKRGADAADTEGQMMQSMTQTLDDKSIAFLGKHVQSMRPLKARRTLKDGDKTLGEKLYQADCASCHGDKAVGVRSKLAPPLNVQIDWYLQGQMIKFNKGIRSHHGGKNPTAAQMKDLLAYLSTLSKEEVKEK, encoded by the coding sequence ATGAAATATTTATTTAGCATTTTTTTTATTGTAGCGACACTAACAGTAGAGGCTGAAAGCACTGTTGCTGAGCAGGCGAACCTGCTTTTTCGAGAGCGCTGCACGGCGTGTCATTTAGATGATGGTTACGGACTTAAATCAATGAAAGTTGCGTCAATTGCGGGTCTGCCTCGCTGGTATGTAACTCAGCAATTACGGCATTTTCGCGATGGCAAGCGTGGGGCAGATGCCGCTGATACTGAGGGACAGATGATGCAAAGTATGACGCAGACTTTGGATGATAAAAGTATCGCTTTTTTGGGTAAACATGTGCAGAGTATGCGACCATTAAAAGCACGTCGAACTCTCAAAGACGGGGATAAAACTCTTGGAGAGAAGCTTTATCAAGCTGATTGCGCCTCCTGTCATGGCGATAAAGCAGTAGGTGTACGCAGTAAATTAGCACCACCTTTGAACGTGCAAATTGATTGGTATTTACAGGGGCAAATGATTAAGTTTAACAAGGGTATACGCTCACATCACGGAGGGAAAAACCCGACAGCAGCGCAAATGAAAGATCTTTTAGCCTATCTCTCCACTCTTAGCAAAGAAGAAGTAAAAGAGAAGTGA
- a CDS encoding helix-turn-helix domain-containing protein, producing MSSSPQWYTIKQAAEYLSIGEPTLYRWMRDSKITVRKVGDSTRFLQEDLDSCIQVIPSKKDVEKLKKLCSSCHSEDIVKGNFKSTGKNYFAPEKSKFWTFKDSNVGSSAYMCCNCGAITLFGDTEKLESLRIPDKKED from the coding sequence ATGAGCTCAAGTCCACAGTGGTATACGATTAAGCAAGCCGCAGAATATTTATCGATAGGAGAGCCAACGCTTTATCGTTGGATGCGTGATAGTAAGATCACGGTGAGAAAAGTAGGGGATTCAACACGATTTTTACAGGAGGATTTAGATTCCTGTATTCAAGTGATTCCTAGTAAGAAGGATGTGGAAAAGCTGAAAAAGTTGTGCTCTAGCTGCCATAGCGAAGACATTGTAAAAGGCAATTTTAAGAGCACAGGGAAAAATTATTTTGCTCCGGAGAAGTCAAAGTTTTGGACTTTCAAGGATTCCAACGTGGGGAGTAGTGCGTATATGTGCTGTAACTGCGGGGCAATTACACTTTTTGGTGATACTGAAAAATTAGAATCACTAAGAATACCAGATAAAAAAGAGGACTGA
- a CDS encoding tetratricopeptide repeat protein yields the protein MKHLLLLISLFSFSSQACVNSSYSRLDEKKITNEMIFLALGQFAHRSESFYLFHEQASLEKLRNEPEDFEARNDLAVAYIKLAKYTEAEAELDHNEKLHPGRYETAANYGVLFKKKGEYAKAAKFIAQSLGIKPEGHMGLGDYYLKMCEFLVNEEMEQNFLGVNYIEPPVKSAAIANKEYIVSLIKNDYAFADAYYILGDILYTEGNLQLAIHAYAKAGSLNPVLPIRERYALIRNEWREQRSFMQVVEDRFSLRRKLDRRVNGAERWGENFKLTEEQLMRSSQRIYEFGEIFNEMEIQGMSRVALLEVGTYLGFQFPVFLVLFVIIAALLIGLKIASDQRKKRKNLDQEEA from the coding sequence ATGAAGCATTTATTATTATTAATTAGTCTATTCTCATTCAGTAGTCAAGCATGTGTTAATTCATCTTACTCGAGGCTTGATGAGAAGAAAATAACGAATGAAATGATTTTCTTAGCCCTTGGTCAGTTTGCTCACCGCAGCGAATCTTTTTACCTCTTTCACGAACAAGCCAGTTTAGAGAAACTCAGAAATGAGCCAGAGGATTTTGAGGCACGCAATGATTTGGCCGTCGCCTATATAAAATTAGCTAAGTATACAGAAGCAGAAGCTGAATTAGATCACAATGAAAAACTTCATCCCGGAAGATATGAAACAGCAGCGAATTATGGAGTGCTTTTTAAGAAAAAGGGTGAGTATGCGAAAGCCGCAAAGTTCATTGCGCAATCCTTAGGAATTAAGCCAGAAGGCCACATGGGTTTAGGTGACTATTACCTTAAAATGTGTGAGTTCTTAGTAAATGAGGAAATGGAGCAAAATTTTCTGGGCGTAAATTATATTGAGCCCCCCGTGAAATCTGCGGCGATCGCAAATAAAGAATATATTGTAAGCCTCATCAAAAATGATTATGCCTTTGCCGATGCTTATTATATCCTTGGAGATATTTTATACACCGAGGGAAATCTCCAGTTAGCCATACATGCCTATGCAAAAGCCGGCTCACTCAATCCTGTGTTACCCATACGAGAACGTTATGCTTTGATCCGTAATGAATGGCGCGAGCAGAGAAGTTTTATGCAGGTGGTGGAAGATCGTTTTAGTTTAAGAAGGAAGCTAGATCGTCGAGTGAATGGCGCGGAGCGTTGGGGCGAAAATTTTAAATTGACAGAAGAGCAATTAATGCGAAGTTCGCAAAGGATTTATGAATTTGGGGAGATTTTTAATGAAATGGAAATCCAAGGAATGAGTCGTGTCGCGTTGTTAGAAGTGGGCACTTACCTAGGTTTTCAGTTCCCCGTATTTTTAGTTTTGTTTGTTATTATTGCGGCATTGCTCATAGGCTTAAAGATTGCGAGTGATCAGCGCAAGAAAAGGAAAAATTTGGACCAAGAAGAAGCGTGA